In Mangrovivirga cuniculi, the following proteins share a genomic window:
- a CDS encoding GNAT family N-acetyltransferase produces the protein MKVKIRPETQNDYECVSQVISAAFKNEPESNHDEEYLVERLRMTSNYVPDLALVAEVKDKIIGFILLIKINIVTDDQIIGALAMAPVCVLPKFQNKGIGEKLINEAHSRAEKNNYPAIVLVGHEDYYPRFGYKPMSDFNLKTTFNIPAKNCMAIELTPGSLSNIRGTVVYPKAFFD, from the coding sequence ATGAAAGTGAAAATCCGCCCCGAAACTCAAAATGACTATGAATGCGTATCGCAGGTAATCTCTGCGGCTTTCAAAAACGAACCTGAAAGTAATCATGATGAAGAATACCTCGTTGAAAGGTTACGAATGACTAGTAACTATGTACCCGATCTTGCATTAGTTGCTGAAGTTAAAGATAAAATCATCGGATTTATTCTATTGATAAAAATCAATATCGTAACTGATGATCAAATTATAGGAGCCTTGGCTATGGCACCCGTTTGTGTGCTTCCTAAATTTCAAAATAAAGGTATCGGAGAAAAACTAATTAACGAAGCTCATTCCAGAGCAGAAAAAAACAATTACCCGGCCATAGTACTTGTCGGTCATGAAGATTATTATCCCCGGTTTGGTTACAAGCCAATGAGTGATTTTAATTTAAAAACAACATTTAACATACCTGCTAAAAACTGCATGGCAATAGAACTTACCCCAGGATCGTTGTCAAATATCAGAGGCACAGTGGTTTACCCCAAAGCTTTTTTTGATTAG
- a CDS encoding LVIVD repeat-containing protein: MLKSTKIILAISIILITLSCGKNPEPILEDEKADIGKYPANQLISSLDLDVLKIYDLWGYIDPATNNKYILAGYIDITTGGIVIIDVTDPYNPTKKAFSTGSQVLDIKTYDHYAYITTGNNFTPSYIIDLKDINNPQIVNEIPESHNIFIVDDLLMLTDSGTRIYDISSDPANPIPIWGDSLYSGHDLMATDQYLYDFHTSKTIIYSRISDSEYKLLSEIKGASVMNFHHSGWVTDDENFLFICDEFAGREGNEKQDITIWDISDKTSPEYITSINDNTSTVHNIQIQGEYAYVSYYTAGYKVFNISNPASPKLIYEYDTNPEAQDNMLFDGAFGVYTLFNDGKVYVSDMQNGLFIFGNRFQTKPE, translated from the coding sequence ATGCTTAAAAGCACAAAAATAATATTGGCGATATCAATTATATTAATTACTCTATCCTGTGGAAAAAATCCAGAACCAATTCTGGAAGATGAAAAAGCAGATATTGGAAAATATCCAGCAAATCAACTTATCTCTTCTCTGGATTTGGACGTGCTAAAAATATATGATCTCTGGGGATATATAGATCCTGCTACTAATAATAAATATATTCTGGCAGGATACATAGATATTACAACAGGCGGGATTGTAATAATTGATGTGACTGATCCGTATAATCCAACCAAAAAAGCTTTTTCAACGGGTTCCCAGGTCCTGGATATTAAAACATATGATCATTACGCCTATATTACAACAGGTAATAATTTTACTCCTTCTTACATTATAGACCTTAAAGACATTAATAACCCCCAAATAGTCAACGAAATTCCTGAATCCCATAATATTTTTATCGTAGATGATCTTCTTATGCTTACTGATTCAGGAACTAGAATTTATGATATCTCAAGCGATCCGGCTAATCCCATTCCAATATGGGGCGACAGCCTATATTCGGGACATGACCTTATGGCTACAGATCAATACCTTTATGATTTTCATACTTCTAAAACTATTATTTATTCTCGCATATCAGATTCAGAATATAAATTGTTAAGCGAGATTAAAGGCGCTTCAGTAATGAATTTTCATCACAGCGGATGGGTGACCGATGATGAAAACTTCCTGTTCATTTGTGATGAATTTGCTGGAAGGGAAGGTAATGAGAAGCAAGACATTACGATATGGGATATTTCTGACAAGACTAGCCCTGAATACATAACCTCCATTAATGATAATACATCTACTGTACATAATATTCAGATCCAAGGAGAATACGCTTATGTTTCATATTACACAGCTGGATATAAAGTTTTTAATATTAGTAATCCGGCTTCACCAAAACTAATTTATGAATACGATACTAATCCAGAGGCTCAGGATAACATGCTTTTCGATGGAGCATTTGGGGTTTACACTCTATTTAATGATGGCAAAGTTTATGTGAGCGATATGCAAAATGGACTATTTATCTTTGGAAACAGATTCCAGACTAAACCTGAATGA
- a CDS encoding glyoxalase superfamily protein, with translation MDKYRFSHCSTIIPVTNMESSLFFYTDKLNFNIEFTWENPVSYAILSAGDNINIHLSLREGQTKEIPSPVLYIFISNIDNFYNELKEKKLHFHNPLGNRDYKMRDFDVVDPDQNIITFGEGI, from the coding sequence ATGGATAAATATAGATTCTCTCACTGCTCAACCATTATTCCAGTTACCAATATGGAATCTTCCTTATTTTTTTATACGGATAAACTTAATTTCAATATTGAATTCACATGGGAAAATCCAGTAAGTTACGCCATCCTTTCAGCTGGAGACAATATAAACATACATCTCAGTTTAAGAGAGGGGCAAACGAAAGAGATCCCTTCTCCAGTACTTTATATATTTATTTCAAATATCGATAACTTCTACAATGAGTTAAAAGAAAAAAAACTTCATTTTCATAACCCCTTAGGAAACCGGGATTATAAAATGAGAGATTTTGATGTAGTTGACCCCGATCAAAACATCATAACTTTTGGAGAAGGGATTTAA
- a CDS encoding DsrE family protein, which produces MILVIAGLFICTLLFAQSEPVNIVFDVTGKDKQLHEKTIRHVKGMSKAYPDAKFQVVVYSGALDMYLKDKSTVKSDIESLVKNPNVSFKVCEQTMKRHNKSKSDLISGIEPVPDGILEIVNKQKQGWGYIKESY; this is translated from the coding sequence ATGATCTTAGTGATAGCAGGGTTGTTCATTTGCACCCTGCTATTTGCCCAAAGCGAACCGGTCAATATTGTATTTGATGTGACCGGGAAAGACAAGCAACTGCATGAAAAAACTATCCGGCATGTTAAAGGAATGTCAAAAGCCTATCCTGATGCTAAATTTCAGGTTGTCGTTTACAGTGGTGCTCTTGACATGTATTTAAAAGATAAGTCCACAGTGAAATCTGATATTGAATCATTAGTAAAAAACCCAAATGTGAGTTTTAAAGTTTGTGAACAAACGATGAAGAGACATAATAAATCAAAATCAGATTTGATTTCGGGAATAGAACCGGTACCGGATGGAATACTCGAAATAGTAAATAAACAAAAACAAGGTTGGGGCTATATAAAAGAAAGTTATTAA
- a CDS encoding PKD domain-containing protein, producing the protein MRISFFLSTILGLLILISCSDEEAEPLNANFEVTAEGDAPNASVTITNSSTGASSYEWTFSEGAGMETSTMANPGTLTIEKAGTFTITLKAMNGGEVKEHTETLTINGNTAISTYTDLEFATAPEDPTYGRYFSFNTEQMYLESEITEENGSDIHIAFTSYENVMYFFESPDAEKYAIPGAPVTEFENTNEDITVEQFDNMTDDELIDPLTITETNDSFGNSGIPGTVLFKLSDGRKGVIRTKAVNADRLLVDIKVQKY; encoded by the coding sequence ATGAGAATTTCATTTTTTCTTTCAACTATTTTAGGCTTGTTAATTTTGATTTCATGCTCAGATGAAGAAGCTGAGCCATTAAATGCAAATTTCGAAGTAACAGCTGAGGGCGATGCTCCAAATGCCAGTGTAACAATCACTAACTCATCAACAGGTGCATCCTCATATGAGTGGACTTTTTCCGAAGGAGCAGGTATGGAGACTTCCACCATGGCAAATCCTGGTACTTTAACAATTGAAAAAGCAGGTACATTTACAATTACGCTTAAAGCTATGAATGGCGGAGAAGTTAAAGAGCATACTGAAACTTTAACTATAAACGGAAACACAGCTATTTCAACGTACACTGACCTTGAATTTGCTACTGCTCCGGAAGATCCTACTTACGGAAGATACTTTTCATTTAACACTGAACAAATGTATCTTGAATCTGAAATTACAGAGGAAAACGGCAGTGATATTCATATTGCTTTCACTTCATATGAAAACGTAATGTATTTTTTTGAATCACCGGATGCTGAAAAATATGCCATCCCGGGTGCACCGGTTACAGAATTTGAAAACACAAACGAAGATATCACTGTTGAGCAGTTCGATAACATGACTGATGATGAGTTAATAGATCCCTTAACCATCACAGAAACAAATGATTCATTTGGAAATAGCGGAATCCCTGGCACAGTACTTTTCAAGCTATCTGATGGCAGAAAAGGAGTTATTCGTACAAAAGCAGTTAATGCAGACAGACTTTTAGTCGATATCAAAGTACAGAAATATTAA
- a CDS encoding META domain-containing protein, which produces MVIDRSCDDNMPGNKFEYAVKITLDIKDSDEVMSYSGCGKYIGTATLNGVWQLNKINEKSVDNPPKPPNIQFRFEERNISGFTGCNRFKGNVEFSDNSIKTTQFSVTNLACKLNDIEKEFLNSIAEKKLNYLITGDTLTLWTAEDNLVFIRL; this is translated from the coding sequence ATGGTCATTGACAGAAGTTGTGATGATAATATGCCTGGAAATAAATTTGAATATGCAGTAAAAATCACTCTTGATATAAAAGATAGTGACGAAGTTATGTCATATTCCGGTTGTGGCAAGTATATAGGTACAGCCACATTAAACGGTGTATGGCAATTAAATAAGATTAATGAGAAATCTGTCGACAACCCTCCTAAGCCTCCAAACATCCAGTTTAGGTTTGAAGAAAGAAATATTTCTGGATTCACTGGTTGCAACCGGTTTAAAGGTAATGTTGAATTCTCAGATAATTCGATTAAGACAACACAATTTTCTGTGACAAACCTTGCTTGTAAATTGAATGATATTGAAAAAGAATTTTTGAATTCAATAGCTGAAAAAAAACTCAATTATCTGATAACTGGAGATACCCTTACATTATGGACAGCTGAAGATAATTTGGTTTTCATCAGGCTTTAA
- a CDS encoding HAD family hydrolase yields MRYNIITLLIFCLSCSSPDTSSDNSDIKNESIIDSDPLPSWHDNKIKKDIISFVKNSVEEDSSGFIKEENRIATFDNDGTLWSEKPFYFQLFFALDRIKSLTKEEPELSNDTLVQKLLSENPKILSSLTHEDLIEIIMKTHSGMTTEEFEKIVSEWIRASKHPRFNKPFNEIIFQPMLELIDYLNDNNFKVYIVSGGGVEFMRPWVEETYGIPKEQVIGSSIKTRFGIIDQKPVLERLPEIDFINDKEGKPIAINRVIGKKPVFSAGNSDGDLQMMQWTDSNNESFILYVHHTDGKREWEYDRKSSVGRFDKALDIAKTNDWNIVDMKNDWKVIYPFKH; encoded by the coding sequence ATGAGATATAATATAATCACCCTCTTAATATTTTGTCTCTCTTGTTCCTCTCCAGATACATCCTCTGATAATTCTGATATTAAAAATGAATCAATAATAGATTCTGATCCTTTACCATCATGGCATGATAATAAGATTAAAAAAGATATAATTTCTTTTGTGAAAAACTCAGTAGAAGAAGACTCATCAGGCTTTATAAAAGAAGAAAACAGAATTGCCACTTTTGATAATGATGGCACTCTATGGTCAGAAAAACCGTTTTATTTTCAATTATTTTTTGCTCTGGATAGAATAAAATCCTTAACAAAAGAAGAGCCTGAACTATCTAATGATACTTTAGTTCAGAAATTACTAAGTGAAAACCCTAAAATATTATCTTCATTAACTCATGAAGATCTTATAGAGATAATAATGAAGACGCATTCAGGCATGACAACGGAAGAATTTGAAAAGATTGTATCTGAATGGATCAGAGCAAGTAAACACCCCAGGTTTAATAAACCATTTAATGAAATAATTTTTCAACCGATGCTCGAACTGATTGATTATTTAAATGACAATAACTTTAAAGTCTATATAGTTTCCGGAGGTGGTGTTGAATTTATGAGACCTTGGGTAGAAGAGACCTATGGAATTCCCAAAGAACAGGTAATAGGTAGCTCTATAAAAACTCGTTTTGGAATTATCGATCAAAAACCAGTCTTAGAAAGATTACCGGAAATTGATTTTATAAATGATAAGGAGGGAAAACCTATTGCTATAAACAGGGTAATCGGAAAAAAACCTGTATTCTCTGCAGGTAATTCTGATGGAGATCTTCAAATGATGCAATGGACTGACTCAAATAATGAAAGTTTCATTTTATACGTACATCATACTGACGGGAAAAGGGAATGGGAATATGACCGGAAGTCTTCAGTTGGAAGATTTGATAAGGCACTCGATATAGCAAAAACTAACGATTGGAACATTGTTGATATGAAAAATGACTGGAAAGTGATCTACCCTTTTAAGCATTAA
- a CDS encoding BlaI/MecI/CopY family transcriptional regulator, translating to MDNKQLNKSELQIMKYLWKIEKGFLKDIVDQFPQPGPAYTTISTLISRMVNKNYIGYTKMGRDKEYYPIIKKNDYFKTQIKSIVSDFFNNSSSQFASFFTKNSDLSMEELKELEEMIQKQIKKKKK from the coding sequence GTGGATAATAAACAATTAAATAAATCAGAGCTTCAGATAATGAAATATCTGTGGAAAATTGAAAAAGGTTTTTTAAAAGATATTGTTGATCAGTTTCCCCAACCCGGACCTGCTTATACTACCATATCGACTCTCATAAGCAGAATGGTCAATAAAAACTATATAGGATATACAAAGATGGGCCGTGATAAGGAGTATTATCCGATAATTAAAAAGAACGATTATTTCAAAACGCAAATCAAATCCATCGTTTCAGACTTCTTTAATAATTCCTCATCTCAATTTGCCTCTTTCTTTACTAAAAATTCTGATTTATCAATGGAGGAATTAAAAGAGCTTGAAGAAATGATTCAAAAACAAATCAAAAAAAAGAAAAAATAA
- a CDS encoding LVIVD repeat-containing protein translates to MSKNLLLLIIPILVFISCSEDEEEVKPIYDHQPNELAGRLEFSNSLKDIWAFDSPSRNREYILVGYYGEQNSDGIHIVDPFDIENPKLIGSVPGVGGFDIKTYGNYAYSVFGSNSYPGFVIDLTDPASPRVVNEFTGAHNIYTTESGLLITNAPGLKIYDIASDPTNPSLLWSDNKEGGHETHVRDNILYDFHGTLGTIIYDITDPANPDSLSTITNSDVVYHHSGWTNADQTVLILCDELSFRSDPSGADFYVYDISDKTNPVFLTSVSNESSILHNVHIVGDYAYFAHYTAGYKVYDISNPENPAIEFEYDTAPNQTGENFNGAWGVYGISESGYKYISDISNGLFIFKGAE, encoded by the coding sequence ATGAGTAAAAATTTATTATTATTGATCATCCCTATTTTAGTTTTTATTTCCTGCTCGGAGGATGAAGAGGAAGTTAAACCTATTTATGATCATCAACCAAACGAACTTGCAGGCAGACTTGAATTTTCAAATTCATTGAAAGACATTTGGGCATTTGATTCTCCCAGTAGAAATCGTGAATATATTTTAGTCGGATATTATGGCGAACAAAATAGTGATGGAATTCACATTGTCGACCCATTTGATATTGAGAACCCTAAACTAATTGGATCTGTTCCTGGTGTAGGAGGATTTGATATTAAAACTTATGGTAATTATGCTTACTCGGTTTTTGGAAGCAATAGCTATCCTGGTTTTGTTATCGACTTAACAGATCCGGCAAGTCCACGTGTTGTAAATGAATTTACAGGTGCTCACAATATATACACCACAGAAAGTGGGTTATTAATTACAAATGCTCCTGGATTAAAAATTTACGACATTGCATCTGACCCTACTAATCCGTCTTTACTTTGGTCTGATAATAAAGAAGGAGGGCACGAAACTCACGTGAGAGATAATATTCTATATGATTTCCACGGAACACTTGGAACTATTATTTATGATATAACCGATCCGGCAAATCCGGATTCTCTTTCTACAATAACTAATTCTGATGTAGTATATCATCATAGTGGATGGACAAATGCCGATCAAACAGTCCTGATTTTGTGTGATGAACTATCATTCAGATCAGACCCATCAGGAGCTGACTTTTATGTTTATGATATCTCTGATAAAACTAATCCGGTATTCCTGACTTCAGTAAGCAACGAATCATCTATACTACATAACGTTCATATTGTTGGAGACTATGCATATTTCGCACATTATACAGCAGGATATAAAGTTTATGACATTTCTAATCCTGAAAACCCTGCCATAGAATTCGAATATGATACCGCCCCAAATCAAACAGGAGAAAATTTCAACGGAGCCTGGGGAGTTTATGGAATTTCTGAAAGTGGTTATAAATATATTAGCGATATAAGTAACGGTCTTTTTATTTTTAAAGGAGCCGAATAA
- a CDS encoding SdpI family protein yields MNYQSPYFLILFISGIVMIAMGITLKKWPPKNPNWAFGYRSKSAIKSQERWDFAQSYSAKILTNTGLITICLAIASLFLNISETGGLFLALGYLFIIFLVVYFKTEAAIKDKFPPYY; encoded by the coding sequence ATGAATTATCAATCACCGTATTTCTTAATTCTATTTATTTCTGGCATAGTTATGATAGCTATGGGAATTACCCTTAAAAAATGGCCTCCTAAAAACCCCAATTGGGCATTTGGCTACCGATCTAAATCTGCTATAAAATCTCAGGAAAGATGGGATTTTGCACAATCATATTCAGCAAAAATTTTAACTAATACAGGTTTGATAACTATTTGTTTAGCTATTGCATCCTTGTTCCTGAATATCTCTGAAACAGGAGGACTCTTCCTGGCACTGGGATATTTATTCATTATTTTCTTAGTTGTTTACTTTAAAACTGAAGCAGCAATAAAAGATAAATTTCCACCCTATTACTAA
- a CDS encoding 3-oxoacyl-ACP synthase: MKDYSLIKNRIHQYCLDQINDKIVLSEAGMREAQESANNETKSSAGDKYETGRAMAQIEKDKYAAQLAEAKKLFKVIDNLDPKKKHDKVEPGALVITDSGNYYISVSVGKIIINGNQYFAISPLTPLAKAIIDKESGETGIFRGKEIKINKII; the protein is encoded by the coding sequence ATGAAGGATTATTCATTAATAAAAAACAGAATTCATCAATATTGCCTGGATCAGATAAATGACAAAATTGTTTTGAGTGAGGCCGGAATGAGAGAAGCCCAGGAGTCGGCTAATAATGAAACTAAAAGCAGCGCCGGAGATAAATACGAAACAGGAAGAGCAATGGCTCAGATTGAAAAGGACAAATATGCAGCTCAACTAGCTGAAGCAAAAAAATTGTTTAAAGTTATCGATAATCTCGATCCAAAAAAGAAACACGACAAAGTGGAACCAGGAGCATTAGTAATTACTGATTCCGGCAATTACTACATTTCTGTTAGTGTCGGGAAAATTATCATTAATGGAAATCAATATTTTGCTATATCTCCTTTAACACCCCTGGCAAAAGCAATTATAGATAAGGAAAGTGGAGAAACAGGTATATTCAGAGGGAAAGAGATTAAAATTAATAAGATTATCTAA
- a CDS encoding GyrI-like domain-containing protein yields the protein MKPEIKSLSAKTLLGLKTKMSIANNSTGELWARFIPLSKEIKNKVSSDKISLQIYPKDFFKNFSPVTDFEKWAGVFVEGKNVWNKELDVLEIPEGKYAVFNYKGLAGDSKIFQYIYGEWLPQSGFNLDQRPHFEVLGENYSNTSPDSEEEIWIPIK from the coding sequence ATGAAGCCAGAAATAAAGAGTTTATCAGCTAAAACACTCCTGGGTTTAAAAACCAAAATGTCAATAGCCAATAATAGCACAGGTGAATTATGGGCCAGGTTTATCCCATTGAGCAAAGAAATCAAAAATAAAGTTTCATCAGATAAAATTTCACTTCAAATATACCCTAAGGATTTTTTTAAAAATTTTTCTCCTGTAACTGATTTTGAAAAATGGGCAGGTGTATTTGTTGAGGGTAAGAATGTATGGAATAAAGAACTTGATGTACTCGAGATTCCGGAAGGAAAGTATGCAGTATTCAATTACAAAGGTCTTGCTGGTGACTCAAAAATATTTCAATACATTTATGGAGAATGGCTACCTCAGTCGGGTTTTAATTTAGACCAACGTCCTCATTTTGAAGTTTTAGGTGAAAATTATAGCAATACATCCCCTGATTCAGAAGAAGAAATCTGGATTCCAATTAAATAA
- a CDS encoding N-acetylmuramoyl-L-alanine amidase has product MADYLVYSTLCTVVTYLTYKYILKETRLFTFNRFFLLAGTLVCLIAPLLEFSWGNIYNSAPKIEISQLISSEIEIENLDQNTISYINPETPLIIYLISISYIIISNIFIFRYFRNINSIIKSINSSTRIKKKDYYYLHTSNYQKYSYSFFRTIIIPFKYLKNKKLSDILIKHESTHARQLHTLDILLIEFIKCFFWFNPIIWFLKNEISENHEFIADKNVINQNINPTDYISQILRSMYNSGTGLTSGFSLVTTKNRLNMLTANNYSKRKKWIRLALGLIVTLFAFSFTSFNPDDINNDPFIVIIDAGHGGKDPGSPSEKDINLMISKEILNQSQNTNIKIILTRDSDEYISLSDRVTFINNQKADMFLSIHCNNSLDPEKNGPEGYFSDKNEYHNLSKKATEIVVSEQVNEFNKKGKIKTAGFKILKEINKPGVLLELGYMSNKEDSEFLLNSGNHKNIADNILKSLNKIEKQMR; this is encoded by the coding sequence ATGGCCGATTATCTAGTATATTCTACTCTTTGTACGGTGGTCACATATTTGACTTATAAATACATATTAAAAGAAACCAGACTTTTTACTTTTAACAGGTTTTTCTTATTAGCTGGCACTTTAGTTTGTTTAATAGCACCACTCCTGGAGTTTAGTTGGGGGAACATTTATAATTCAGCTCCAAAAATTGAAATTTCTCAACTAATTAGTAGTGAAATTGAAATTGAGAACCTTGATCAAAATACAATCAGTTATATTAATCCAGAGACTCCACTCATTATTTATTTGATCAGCATTTCCTATATTATAATAAGTAACATATTCATATTCAGGTATTTCAGAAACATTAACTCTATAATTAAAAGTATAAATAGTTCCACACGAATTAAAAAGAAAGATTATTACTATTTACATACTAGTAACTATCAGAAATATTCCTATAGCTTTTTTCGAACTATCATTATTCCCTTTAAGTATCTAAAAAATAAAAAGCTTTCTGATATATTAATTAAGCATGAATCAACTCATGCACGTCAATTACATACGCTTGACATCCTATTGATTGAATTTATAAAATGCTTTTTTTGGTTTAACCCTATTATTTGGTTTCTGAAAAATGAAATATCTGAAAACCATGAATTTATTGCCGATAAAAATGTCATCAATCAAAATATTAATCCAACTGATTATATAAGCCAGATTTTACGAAGTATGTATAATTCAGGAACCGGATTAACAAGTGGGTTTAGCTTAGTAACAACTAAAAACAGATTAAATATGTTAACAGCCAACAATTATTCAAAAAGAAAAAAGTGGATCAGATTAGCACTTGGATTAATAGTGACACTCTTCGCATTTTCCTTTACATCTTTCAATCCGGATGATATAAATAACGATCCATTCATTGTGATAATAGATGCCGGCCATGGGGGTAAAGATCCTGGTTCACCTTCGGAGAAAGATATTAACCTTATGATTTCAAAAGAAATTCTAAATCAGAGCCAAAATACAAATATTAAGATCATCCTGACACGAGATAGTGATGAATATATTTCTCTCTCCGACCGAGTTACTTTCATCAACAATCAAAAAGCTGATATGTTTTTAAGTATTCATTGCAACAATTCGTTAGATCCGGAAAAAAATGGGCCAGAAGGATATTTTTCAGATAAAAACGAATATCATAACCTATCGAAAAAAGCGACTGAGATAGTAGTATCTGAACAAGTGAACGAGTTTAATAAGAAGGGTAAAATTAAAACTGCAGGATTTAAGATACTAAAAGAGATAAATAAACCGGGAGTTCTTTTGGAGCTGGGATATATGTCAAACAAAGAGGATTCTGAATTCTTATTAAACTCTGGTAATCACAAAAATATCGCTGATAACATTCTCAAATCATTAAATAAAATTGAAAAACAAATGAGATAA